One genomic region from Streptomyces sp. NBC_01304 encodes:
- a CDS encoding DegT/DnrJ/EryC1/StrS family aminotransferase has protein sequence MGTVGMLKAAGVGLGDEVIVPAYGNAEVAEAVVQAGGLPVFADIDSATYCLDAEAVAAAVTPRTSAVVVVHRFGRTAGMGALGEVGRRHGLLVVEQAESSEPYDGVVRRRGHAAYLDARLSGVVTPAPGEGHTYQQYVVRVPGNGRPDRDAFARAVRAKGVDCRVPVKTPVHRMPAFRRDVVLAETERAADETLALPIGAGLSRRELQRVVSACNALGGLLQPAF, from the coding sequence ATGGGGACAGTTGGAATGCTCAAGGCCGCCGGCGTCGGGCTCGGCGACGAGGTCATCGTGCCTGCGTACGGCAACGCCGAGGTCGCCGAGGCTGTCGTACAGGCGGGCGGGCTGCCCGTGTTCGCGGACATAGACTCGGCGACGTACTGCCTCGATGCCGAAGCCGTGGCCGCCGCAGTCACCCCGCGGACCTCGGCCGTCGTCGTGGTTCACCGCTTCGGCAGGACGGCAGGCATGGGAGCGCTCGGTGAAGTCGGGCGGCGGCATGGGCTGTTGGTCGTGGAGCAGGCCGAGAGCAGTGAGCCGTACGACGGCGTGGTGCGGCGGCGAGGGCACGCGGCCTATCTGGACGCCCGGCTCAGTGGCGTCGTCACGCCGGCTCCCGGAGAAGGACACACGTACCAGCAGTACGTGGTGCGGGTGCCCGGCAATGGGCGGCCGGACCGGGATGCGTTCGCCCGTGCCGTACGGGCCAAGGGAGTTGACTGCCGGGTGCCGGTGAAGACTCCGGTGCACCGGATGCCGGCCTTTCGCCGGGACGTCGTCCTGGCCGAGACCGAGCGTGCTGCCGACGAGACGCTGGCGCTGCCCATCGGTGCCGGACTGTCGCGGCGGGAACTGCAGCGGGTCGTGTCCGCCTGCAACGCGCTCGGTGGGCTTCTCCAACCCGCGTTCTAG
- the thyX gene encoding FAD-dependent thymidylate synthase, whose translation MSNTPAETPVEDLKPSFRSAVTVELVKHSAADSDVLWAARVSTAGEQSLEELTKDPERSKGLINYLMRDRHGSPFEHNSMTFFISAPIFVFREFMRHRVGWSYNEESGRYRELEPVFYVPGESRKLVQEGRPGKYVFVEGTEAQQELTGRVMEDSYRRAYEAYQEMLAAGVAREVARSVLPVGLFSSMYATCNARSLMHFLGLRTQHELAKVPSFPQREIEMVGEKMEAEWAALMPLTYAAFNKNGRVAP comes from the coding sequence GTGAGCAACACCCCCGCCGAGACCCCCGTGGAAGACCTGAAGCCCAGCTTCCGCAGCGCAGTGACCGTCGAGCTGGTGAAGCACAGCGCCGCCGACTCGGACGTCCTGTGGGCCGCGCGTGTCTCCACGGCCGGCGAGCAGTCCCTGGAGGAGCTCACCAAGGACCCGGAGCGCTCCAAGGGCCTGATCAATTACCTGATGCGGGACCGGCACGGCAGCCCCTTCGAGCACAACTCGATGACGTTCTTCATCAGCGCCCCGATCTTCGTCTTCCGCGAGTTCATGCGACACCGCGTGGGCTGGTCCTACAACGAGGAATCGGGTCGGTACAGGGAGCTCGAGCCGGTCTTCTACGTTCCCGGGGAGTCCCGCAAGCTCGTGCAGGAAGGCCGTCCCGGCAAGTACGTCTTCGTCGAGGGCACCGAGGCGCAGCAGGAGCTCACCGGCCGGGTCATGGAGGACTCGTACCGACGGGCGTACGAGGCGTACCAGGAGATGCTCGCGGCCGGTGTGGCACGCGAAGTTGCCCGTTCGGTCCTGCCGGTCGGTCTTTTCTCGTCGATGTACGCGACGTGCAACGCACGGTCCCTGATGCACTTCCTCGGCCTGCGCACCCAGCACGAACTCGCGAAGGTCCCGTCCTTCCCGCAGCGGGAGATCGAGATGGTCGGCGAGAAGATGGAGGCGGAGTGGGCGGCGCTCATGCCGCTCACGTACGCGGCCTTCAACAAGAACGGACGCGTGGCCCCGTAG
- a CDS encoding alpha/beta hydrolase family esterase, which yields MLTRGNTSLRTALTALFMCAALVLVGCSSGAEDKPPKKSNAPSTPSAPKERPRPGDQKVTFTWDGQKRTYTVHAPPGYTPDRPLPLVITMHPFPSDGTFVTMLSGMSEKADKENFLVAYPDGIDGGLNALSCCGGEDDIGFLRTLTKRLVDTWNADPERIYATGISNGGDMSFKLAVELSDTFAAIAPVSGGYTGNVTNDKTYLPKSPVSVITFIGGNDNYYGAFDTGIKAWQQRLKCKAGTPAKLKQRATRTSAKCGDGTDVVTYRIPEMGHHWPGGYADMAYRDSPVNATDLMWEFFAAHPKKKS from the coding sequence ATGCTGACCCGAGGCAATACGTCCTTACGCACCGCCCTCACGGCCCTCTTCATGTGCGCGGCCCTGGTGCTCGTCGGCTGTTCGTCCGGCGCCGAGGACAAGCCTCCCAAGAAGTCCAACGCCCCCTCGACTCCCTCGGCCCCCAAGGAAAGGCCCCGGCCCGGCGACCAGAAGGTGACGTTCACCTGGGACGGCCAGAAGCGCACGTACACCGTGCACGCCCCGCCCGGTTACACCCCGGACAGGCCACTCCCCCTCGTGATCACCATGCACCCGTTCCCGAGCGACGGCACCTTCGTCACGATGCTCAGCGGCATGAGCGAGAAGGCCGACAAGGAAAACTTCCTCGTCGCGTATCCCGACGGCATCGACGGCGGCCTCAACGCCCTGTCGTGCTGCGGCGGCGAGGACGACATCGGTTTCCTCCGTACGCTGACCAAGCGCCTGGTCGACACCTGGAACGCCGACCCGGAACGCATCTACGCGACGGGCATCTCCAACGGCGGGGACATGTCCTTCAAGCTCGCAGTGGAACTCTCCGACACCTTCGCCGCGATCGCCCCGGTCAGCGGCGGCTACACCGGCAACGTGACGAACGACAAGACCTATCTGCCCAAGAGCCCGGTCTCGGTGATCACCTTCATCGGCGGCAACGACAACTACTACGGAGCCTTCGACACCGGCATCAAGGCATGGCAGCAGCGCCTCAAGTGCAAGGCGGGTACGCCCGCGAAGCTCAAGCAGCGGGCCACACGGACCTCGGCCAAGTGCGGTGACGGAACCGACGTGGTGACGTACCGGATACCCGAGATGGGCCATCACTGGCCGGGCGGCTACGCGGACATGGCCTATCGGGACTCCCCGGTCAACGCCACGGACCTGATGTGGGAGTTCTTCGCCGCACACCCCAAGAAGAAGTCCTAG
- a CDS encoding ribonuclease J: MSHPHPELGSPPKLPQGGLRVTPLGGLGEIGRNMTVFEFDGRLLIVDCGVLFPEEEQPGIDLILPDFSSIRDRLDDIEGIVLTHGHEDHIGAVPYLLREKPDIPLIGSKLTLALIEAKLQEHRIRPYTLEVKEGHRERIGPFDCEFVAVNHSIPDALAVAIRTPAGMVVHTGDFKMDQLPLDGRLTDLHAFARLSEEGIDLLLSDSTNAEVPGFVPPEREISNVVRQVFASASKRIIVASFASHVHRIQQILDAAHEYGRRVAFVGRSMVRNMGIARDLGYLRVPAGLVVDVKTLDDLPDNEVVLVCTGSQGEPMAALSRMANRDHQIRIVQGDTVILASSLIPGNENAVYRVINGLTRWGANVVHKGNAKVHVSGHASAGELLYFYNICKPKNLMPVHGEWRHLRANAELGALTGVAPDHIVIAEDGVVVDLVGGKAKIVGKVQAGYVYVDGLSVGDVTESSLKDRRILGDEGIISVFIVVDSTSGKITGGPHIQARGSGIDDSRFGEVIPKIHEVLEKSAQDGVVEPHQLQQLVRRTLGKWVSDNYRRRPMILPVVVEV; the protein is encoded by the coding sequence TTGAGTCATCCGCATCCTGAGCTCGGCTCCCCGCCGAAGCTTCCCCAAGGTGGCCTGCGCGTCACCCCGCTCGGCGGCCTCGGCGAAATCGGCCGCAACATGACCGTCTTCGAGTTCGACGGCCGCTTGCTCATCGTCGACTGCGGCGTGCTCTTCCCGGAGGAGGAGCAGCCCGGCATCGACCTGATCCTGCCGGACTTCAGCAGCATCAGGGACCGCCTCGACGACATTGAAGGCATCGTCCTCACGCACGGCCACGAGGACCACATCGGCGCCGTCCCCTATCTCCTGCGCGAGAAGCCGGACATCCCGCTGATCGGCTCCAAGCTGACGCTCGCCCTCATCGAGGCCAAGCTCCAGGAGCACCGGATCCGCCCGTACACCCTCGAGGTCAAGGAGGGGCACCGCGAGCGGATCGGCCCCTTCGACTGCGAGTTCGTGGCGGTCAACCACTCCATCCCGGACGCCCTCGCGGTCGCCATCCGCACCCCCGCGGGCATGGTCGTGCACACCGGCGACTTCAAGATGGACCAGCTCCCGCTCGACGGCCGCCTCACCGACCTGCACGCCTTCGCGCGCCTGAGCGAGGAGGGCATCGACCTCCTCCTCTCGGACTCGACGAACGCCGAGGTCCCGGGCTTCGTCCCGCCCGAGCGCGAGATCTCCAATGTCGTACGACAGGTCTTCGCGAGCGCCAGCAAGCGGATCATCGTGGCGAGCTTCGCCAGCCACGTCCACCGCATCCAGCAGATCCTGGACGCCGCCCACGAGTACGGCCGCCGCGTCGCCTTCGTCGGCCGCTCGATGGTCCGCAACATGGGCATCGCGCGCGACCTGGGCTATCTCCGCGTCCCCGCCGGCCTGGTGGTCGACGTCAAGACGCTCGACGACCTGCCGGACAACGAGGTCGTCCTCGTCTGCACCGGCTCCCAGGGCGAGCCGATGGCGGCCCTGTCCCGCATGGCCAACCGGGACCACCAGATCCGCATCGTCCAGGGCGACACGGTCATCCTGGCCTCGTCCCTCATCCCGGGTAACGAGAACGCGGTCTACCGCGTGATCAACGGCCTGACCCGCTGGGGCGCGAACGTCGTCCACAAGGGCAACGCCAAGGTCCACGTCTCGGGCCACGCCTCGGCCGGCGAGCTTCTGTACTTCTACAACATCTGCAAGCCCAAGAACCTGATGCCGGTCCACGGCGAATGGCGACACCTCAGGGCCAACGCAGAACTGGGCGCCCTCACCGGAGTGGCCCCGGACCACATCGTGATCGCCGAGGACGGCGTCGTCGTCGACCTCGTCGGCGGCAAGGCGAAGATCGTCGGCAAGGTCCAGGCCGGTTATGTGTACGTCGACGGGCTCTCGGTCGGCGACGTCACCGAGTCGTCCCTCAAGGACCGCCGCATCCTCGGCGACGAAGGCATCATCTCGGTCTTCATCGTGGTCGACTCGACCAGCGGCAAGATCACCGGAGGCCCGCACATCCAGGCGCGCGGCTCGGGCATCGACGACTCCAGGTTCGGAGAAGTCATCCCCAAGATCCATGAAGTCCTGGAGAAGTCGGCACAGGACGGCGTCGTCGAGCCCCACCAGCTGCAGCAGCTCGTCCGCCGCACGCTGGGCAAGTGGGTCTCGGACAACTACCGCCGGCGCCCGATGATCCTCCCCGTGGTCGTCGAGGTCTGA
- the dapA gene encoding 4-hydroxy-tetrahydrodipicolinate synthase codes for MAPISTPQTPFGRVLTAMVTPFTADGALDLDGAQRLAAHLVDAGNDGLIINGTTGESPTTSDAEKTDLVRAVVEAVGDRAHVVAGVGTNDTRHSIELARAAEAVGAHGLLTVTPYYNKPPQEGLFHHFTAIADSTGLPVMLYDIPGRSGVPINTETIVRLAEHPRIVANKDAKGDLGRSSWAIARSGLAWYSGDDMLNLPLLSVGAVGFVSVVSHVVTPELRALLEAHLSGDVQKATEIHQKLLPVFTGMFRTQGVITTKAALTLQGLPAGPLRLPLVELSAEETHQLKIDLAAGGVQL; via the coding sequence ATGGCTCCGATCTCGACTCCGCAGACCCCCTTCGGGCGGGTCCTCACCGCCATGGTCACGCCCTTCACGGCGGACGGCGCACTCGACCTTGACGGCGCGCAGCGGCTCGCCGCCCATCTGGTGGACGCAGGCAACGACGGCCTGATCATCAATGGCACCACCGGCGAGTCCCCGACCACCAGCGACGCGGAGAAAACCGATCTCGTACGAGCCGTGGTCGAGGCGGTCGGAGACCGCGCCCACGTGGTCGCCGGAGTCGGCACCAACGACACCCGCCACAGCATCGAACTGGCCCGCGCCGCCGAAGCGGTCGGCGCCCACGGCCTCCTCACGGTGACGCCGTACTACAACAAGCCTCCTCAGGAAGGCCTGTTCCACCACTTCACCGCCATCGCTGACTCGACCGGACTGCCGGTCATGCTCTACGACATCCCGGGCCGCAGCGGCGTACCGATCAACACCGAAACGATCGTCCGCCTCGCGGAGCACCCCCGGATCGTCGCCAACAAGGACGCCAAGGGCGACCTCGGCCGCTCCAGCTGGGCCATCGCCCGCTCGGGCCTCGCCTGGTATTCCGGCGACGACATGCTCAACCTTCCGCTGCTCTCCGTCGGCGCGGTCGGCTTCGTCTCCGTCGTCAGCCACGTCGTGACGCCCGAACTGCGCGCACTGCTCGAGGCCCACCTCAGCGGCGACGTCCAGAAGGCAACCGAGATCCACCAGAAGCTGCTCCCTGTCTTCACGGGCATGTTCCGTACGCAGGGTGTGATCACCACGAAGGCCGCGCTCACCCTCCAGGGCCTGCCGGCCGGACCGCTGCGCCTGCCGCTGGTCGAACTCTCCGCCGAGGAAACCCACCAGCTCAAGATCGATCTTGCTGCGGGCGGGGTACAGCTCTAA
- a CDS encoding SpoIIE family protein phosphatase, protein MGSSVITARAAATFDPLGRSVATARGFVRDTLQGWGYSDIIDDAVVLTSELVTNAVVHAGTTADVRCLRTEDAVRIEVADRYPEREIPLQPGRYTAPDREGGRGLQLCAAIAGRWGVEYTSTHKQVWFQLDLPERPVGTRSSSPALATDLLPIADSRVRVAVVQIDRTGTISSWNEDAETLFGYAAEKVNGKPLTDFAAWPHTPGTGTGIAEALQLSRWEGSYGIRGADGRVIPVYASHLRVRDTDGDPSTVCLLVRDHERAVLQTPLRGPAPDAAAHAEGQGTDPFNAFIGSPPPDDLDGLLQRTVERARDMLDGDAAFLLLATDDETELEVRASTGLPSARQRFARVPVEAGTGRYGSARMPAVHEDLSLVPGAAPLLSGTGMRSVVTVPLKVEGRLTGSLGVAAENPGRYSNEEALRLQFAADRIALAVESARLSELERLRRGSLSFLVEASDLLAGTLDRDQTLALMAQMTVPTLATWCAVYTIADQSSEPYLSYVLHEDEERIDGLKALLSRIAPPDPVPTPGARVWTAPSEAAHQAALRSSMRSLGLGEPTRLGAGIGTTLATASAVGGETVVLPLVARNRVIGMLTLGKPSEEHFRQEILELAEDLSRRAALALDNARLYSERMAISQSLQRSLLPPGLPQIPGVEVEVIYRAAGEGNEVGGDFYDLFPIRDGAYGFAIGDVCGTGPEAAAVTGLARHALRLLAREGFGGPAVLERLNAAILDEGARSRFLTLLYGELWPQEDGSAILKVVCAGHPLPLRLRQDGTVEPYADPQPLLGVMDDLELYEQTVTLEPGDVLLCVTDGVTERREGTRMLGDDGLSDVLTTCTGLTAGAVAARIMRAVERFATDAPSDDMAILAMRIPEPHTD, encoded by the coding sequence ATGGGGAGTTCTGTGATCACCGCGCGGGCGGCTGCCACCTTCGACCCCCTCGGGCGCTCCGTCGCGACCGCCCGTGGCTTCGTCCGCGACACTCTGCAGGGCTGGGGCTACTCGGACATCATCGACGACGCCGTCGTCCTCACCAGCGAACTCGTCACCAACGCGGTGGTACACGCCGGCACCACGGCCGACGTGCGGTGTCTGCGTACGGAAGACGCGGTACGCATCGAGGTCGCCGACCGCTACCCAGAACGGGAGATTCCTCTCCAACCGGGCCGTTACACCGCTCCCGACCGCGAAGGCGGCCGCGGACTGCAGCTGTGCGCGGCCATCGCCGGACGCTGGGGCGTGGAGTACACCTCCACCCACAAGCAGGTCTGGTTCCAACTCGACCTGCCGGAACGCCCGGTGGGCACCCGCAGCTCCAGCCCGGCCCTCGCCACCGACCTGCTGCCGATCGCCGACAGCCGGGTCCGCGTCGCCGTCGTCCAGATAGACCGCACCGGCACCATCTCCTCGTGGAACGAGGACGCGGAGACACTTTTCGGGTACGCCGCCGAAAAAGTCAACGGCAAGCCCCTCACCGACTTCGCCGCCTGGCCGCACACCCCCGGCACCGGCACCGGCATCGCCGAGGCCCTGCAACTCTCCCGCTGGGAAGGCAGTTACGGCATCCGCGGCGCCGACGGCCGGGTGATTCCCGTCTACGCCTCTCATCTGCGGGTACGAGACACGGACGGCGATCCGTCCACGGTCTGTCTGCTCGTACGCGACCACGAGCGCGCCGTCCTGCAGACTCCCCTGCGCGGACCCGCGCCGGACGCCGCCGCGCACGCCGAGGGCCAGGGCACCGACCCCTTCAACGCGTTCATCGGCTCCCCTCCCCCGGACGACCTGGACGGCCTCCTGCAGCGCACGGTCGAGCGCGCCCGGGACATGCTCGACGGCGACGCCGCGTTCCTGCTCCTCGCCACGGACGACGAGACCGAACTGGAAGTACGCGCCTCCACCGGCCTCCCCTCCGCCCGCCAGCGCTTCGCCCGCGTCCCCGTCGAGGCCGGCACCGGCCGCTACGGCTCCGCCCGGATGCCCGCCGTCCACGAGGACCTCAGCCTCGTCCCCGGCGCCGCCCCACTCCTGAGCGGCACCGGAATGCGCTCGGTCGTCACGGTCCCGCTCAAGGTCGAGGGCCGCCTCACCGGCTCGCTCGGGGTGGCCGCGGAGAACCCCGGCCGGTACTCCAACGAGGAAGCCCTGCGCCTGCAGTTCGCCGCCGACCGCATCGCCCTCGCCGTCGAATCGGCCCGCCTCAGCGAGCTCGAGCGCCTGCGCCGCGGCTCGCTGAGCTTCCTGGTCGAGGCCTCCGACCTCCTCGCGGGCACCCTGGACCGCGACCAGACCCTGGCCCTCATGGCCCAGATGACCGTGCCGACCCTCGCCACCTGGTGCGCGGTCTACACGATCGCCGACCAGTCCTCGGAGCCGTACCTCTCCTATGTCCTGCACGAGGACGAGGAGCGCATCGACGGCCTCAAGGCCCTGCTCTCCCGCATCGCCCCGCCCGACCCGGTACCGACCCCCGGCGCCCGCGTCTGGACCGCCCCCTCCGAGGCCGCGCACCAGGCGGCCCTGCGCTCATCCATGCGCAGCCTCGGCCTCGGCGAGCCCACCCGCCTCGGCGCCGGCATCGGCACGACGCTGGCCACGGCCTCCGCGGTCGGCGGCGAGACGGTCGTCCTGCCCCTGGTCGCCCGCAACCGCGTCATCGGCATGCTGACCCTCGGCAAGCCCTCCGAGGAACACTTCCGCCAGGAGATCCTCGAACTCGCCGAGGACCTCTCCCGAAGGGCCGCCCTGGCCCTGGACAACGCCCGCCTCTACTCCGAGCGCATGGCCATCAGCCAGTCCCTGCAGCGCAGCCTGCTCCCGCCGGGCCTCCCCCAGATCCCCGGCGTCGAGGTCGAGGTCATCTACCGCGCGGCCGGCGAAGGCAACGAAGTGGGCGGCGACTTCTACGACCTCTTCCCCATCCGCGACGGCGCGTACGGCTTCGCCATCGGCGACGTCTGCGGCACCGGCCCCGAGGCGGCCGCGGTCACCGGCCTCGCCCGGCACGCCCTGCGCCTGCTCGCCCGCGAGGGCTTCGGCGGCCCCGCGGTCCTGGAGCGCCTGAACGCCGCGATCCTCGACGAGGGAGCCCGCAGCCGCTTCCTCACCCTCCTCTACGGCGAGTTGTGGCCCCAGGAGGACGGCTCCGCCATCCTCAAGGTCGTCTGCGCCGGCCATCCCCTGCCGCTGCGGCTGCGCCAGGACGGCACGGTCGAGCCGTACGCGGACCCGCAGCCGCTCCTCGGCGTGATGGACGACCTGGAACTGTACGAGCAGACGGTCACGCTCGAACCGGGCGACGTGCTGCTCTGCGTCACGGACGGCGTCACCGAACGCCGCGAGGGCACCCGCATGCTCGGCGACGACGGCCTGTCCGACGTCCTGACCACCTGCACGGGCCTCACGGCCGGCGCGGTAGCCGCCCGCATCATGCGCGCCGTCGAACGCTTCGCCACGGACGCCCCGTCCGACGACATGGCCATCCTCGCGATGCGTATCCCGGAGCCCCACACGGACTGA